In the Rhododendron vialii isolate Sample 1 chromosome 2a, ASM3025357v1 genome, GATATTTAGTTTAGCGGTATGTTCTTGTTGCTCGGGGCTAGCaacgttcaagttggggggtgtgataagcacccaattgTGTAGATACTTGGCGCACCTAGTCCCGTTTTACATCATTTAACTTATGTTTATTTACTGTTTTACGTGATATTGCGCGTAAGGTTTTCTGTAGAGCGTTTCAGGCAATACGCATTAAAGGGCCATGTTTTGATGTATTGAACAATTTTTGAGAGGAACTAAGTGGCGATGCCTTATGAGCGTAGCCGTCGGCCTATGGAATGAACAAACGGAGGGTCGGGAAGAGTCAAGGGCCATCGGGTGTTGAGTCGGGACACGAGGGGCTTGATTCTGCCAGCAAATATCacggtatcgatacggttctcCGCGTATCGATACTTCATTAGAACAGAAGGAAATGCAGCtctcagcgtatcgatacggcttccagcgtatcgatacggttcctcTTTGTGAAATTCTGGATTTCTGGTCAAAACAGCacggtatcgatacggagacagagtatcgatacggttccttTACGGGAAATTTTGGAATTAAAACAGGCtctcagcgtatcgatacggtattagagtatcgatacgggtgtCTCACCGACATGCTTTTAGTCATATTTTAACTTTCCATTTGTGGCATGTTTCcactttttggatattttctgatttttttgggagagagaaagtgcattCTTGTATAAATAGTCATCACTCTCTCCCTCCAAAAGAGAGCTAGAACATTACTACCTTTagtttttctccattaatgATTTCTTAACCCTTCAAGTTGTAATTCCTCAAGAACAATTAAGGTATTTACGTTACGTTAATTTGTcgtgttttaaagttgttcgtatgctttggatcttttataaaatcaagtttatttccgtttttatcggttaatcatgtttatcATTCCTtccatgctttctagtcttcttaatatgcatgagtagttgattaggcttggctACGGAGCGATTAACGTCATGTGACTTATGTTAATCTTAcctttctcaactaaatactCGAGGTTCGGTATGGAAAATGAGCGTGGTTCGCTTTTTAtataacaaaacttgtcgatgttaacctccggtgatcatatgctagCACATATGGTTCcttgagctatgtctcgcctcgtgtttgccaaaaggatAAAAGAGCTCGCTTGTTCTCCGTACTTAATTTCTTGTCTTTAATGGTTTCTTAgcaaaatcttccggttgatagcctatgccgtgcgattcaaccgagttttcgttgagaatggttagttagcctaagttacgggcgttatgAACTCCAACGCCTTGCCACTTGTCTTAatctagttaaaactcatttctaatctttttcataagagcattcttcacttttcaaagcaaaaccaaaagttggctgtctaaatgCCGCAAACCCTTACctctaaaaatcctagcaagctgTAAAGACCATCTCTGTGGGAAAGattccggacttccggatattatgctgacaatgacctagccctacgctcggggtaaatcaacctatttcaacggttaggttgGGACGAAGCAATCTCTCACTGATCTTACTTTGTCAACGAATAATCTTACGGGATCAATCCCagcttcaatagggaacttgacaaACCTGACAACGTTGTACCTTTTCGAGAACTCTCTgtctggatctatccctcaagaactaggattgctaagatctctcactgACCTTGCATTGTACAAGAATAATCTCAGTGGATCAATCcccgcttcaatagggaacttgacaaACCTGACAGTGTTATACCTTTACGAGAACTttctctctggatctatccctcaagaactAGACAATCTTAGATATCTACGGTTCCTTGATATAAGCTCCAACAAGCTCACCGGTCATCTATCACCGTATATGTGCGTTCATGGATCCCTCATACGACTTGTCGTAGCAAATAACAATTTAACTGGTCGTATCCCGAATAGCTTGAGAAATTGCAGTGAGTTACTTCGTGTTAGGTttgatcaaaaccaattgacgGGGCATTTATCAGAAGTTTTTGAGGCATTCCCAAAACTTGATTATCTAGATCTCAGTCACAATAATTTCTATGGCGATCTTTGGCACAAATGGGATCAGTTTCCCAATCTGACTAGCCTAAAAATCTCCAACAATGACCTTTCCAGAAACATTCCACCTGGCATTGGAAGAGCAACTCAGTTACGGTTGCTCGACCTCTCTTCAAATCATCTAGTTGGTGCGGtaccaaagaatttgggaaagttggtttttttgttcaatCTTAATCTTAGCAATAACAAACTTTCACGCGATATTCCACCAGAAATTGGAAGCCTGTCTAGTCTTCAGCATCTAGACTTGTCTGGAAACAATCTTAGTGGACCTATTCAAAAGAAGTTGGGTGACTGTGTGAatcttttgaacttgaaattgagcAGAAATCTTCTCAGGGAGAGTATTCCTTTTGAATTAGGAAAATTGCAGTCTCTTGAAAATCTCGATCTTGGAAATAATTTATTAACAGGTGAGATACCATCAGGGATTGGGAGCTTGAAAAGGTTAGAGATCCTAAATCTCTCCCACAACTTCTTGTCTGGTTCAATCCCTTCCTCTTTCAACGGGATGTCAAGTTTAACGTCGGTTGACATATCGTACAATCACTTGGAGGGTCCTTTGCCCAACACAAAAGCATTTgaagatgcttcatttcaagcatATCGAAACAATGATAGACTATGTGGCAATAAAACTAGTTTGATGCCATGCTCACTAAAGCAGAACAATGGAGATAAAGggagaaatcataaaaaaattgtgcTTCTAGTTGTAGTTccttttttgggtattttatttcttattgtTGCTATGACTTTCTTGATCCACCGCAACAAAATGAGAGACAACGAAATTGAGCCAAACAGAGCAAGTAATAAATTAAGATTTGTTTGAGATTTGGAGCTTCGATGGAAAATTGGTGTATGAAAACATAATCCAAGCGACGAAGGATTTCAATGACAAGCATTGCATTGCAGCAGGTGGATATGGCACTGTTTATAGAGCTGACCTGCCAAGTGGTCAAGTTGTCGCTGTAAAAAAGTACCCTCCTTCCCAAGATGGCGAGTTGGCTAATCTGGTAAGTTTTATGAGTGAGATTCATGCATTGACAAAGATACGACATCGGCATATCATAAGGCTTTCGGGTTACTGTTCACATCCACGACACTCATTTTTGGTTTATGAGTTCTTGGAAGGGGGGTCCTTGGACAAGAAACTAAGCTGTGAGGAAGAAGCACTAAGTTTGGATTGGGATAAGAGGATAAATGTTGTTAAAGGTTTGGCAGATGCTTTGTCATATATGCACCATGGATGTTCACCCCCGGTCATTCATCGTGATATATCGAGCAAGAATGTTCTGCTAAACTTAGAAGATGTCGCTTACCTATCTGATTTCGGAACTGCAAGACTTCTAAACCTGCAGTCATCAAATTGGACTTCCTTTGCAGGCACCTTGGGATATGCTGCTACAGGTACTTGCACAATTCATCTTAGCTACCAATATAGTGTTGTGTGTTTTTATGTTGAATATGCTAATTCCTAAGCCTCCTCTACAattttttagtagtttttttccCTGTTTGTTGTACCCTTCCTTTCTTTGGGCAAAACTTGCTTACACAATGGAggtgaatgaaaagttagacgtcTGCAGCTTTGGAGTTTTAACACTGGAAGTTGTAATGGGGAGGCATCCAGGGGATCTCATGTCTTCTCTTTCTTCATCATCTTTGGATTTGTCACCACCATCTTCTTATGGTATTCTGTTGAAGGACGTATTGGACAAACGGCTCCCACTACCAAGGAATCAGGAGGAGGAAGCAGTGGTTCTTGCTGTAAAGATAGCACTTGGATGCTTGCACCCCAACCCGCAGTGCCGACCCACTATGCAACAAGTTTCTGTGGCTCTATCAAAACACAAGTCGCACTTGCAGAACCCATGCCTCATGATCACATTAGGACAACTACTTGATGTCAATTTTCCAAATGCCTAAGTATTCTTGTTATCCCTTTACTGTTTGGGTTTTCGGTTCTACCTTTTTCTATTGTGCTTTCCTAACTGGCATTGGCTCTATGGTTGCATGTGTATTACTCTTTCATAAACAATAGTTACTTTTTTTCAAGCAATATAAACTTTGCGAATCTATACTTCATATTAAGTAGTAAAAGGGTGTACTTGTGAGGAAAGTTGTAAGAGCACCAAGTGGCTTTGCCAGATTGGATATAAGATTAAATCCTTAAGTTGGTTTTCAAAACAGATTTGCATAATCTATATTACTTGATTATTGGCCAACGGAGGATTTTTTTGGGATTGTTAATTTCCCTAAAATGTAAGTCTTATCTCCTGCTAATAAGTTCGTTTTCACACCTCTCCTAAAATGTAagttttaattttgaaattcttttcGTATATACATCTATCAATTATTGCCATAGTCAAACAGAGATTTTTCCTCTTCTAATTTAACGTTCAAATTTTATCGTGTTTCTACCATCTCTTTAATTAGATTTATCGCGTGCATGTACAAATCTTTTGTTGTTCTTAGAACTCTAACAACATTTTGCGACAATGCAAGCAAAATTTAACATGTGAATGGAAAACTGAGAGGATCGAAGAATTGGATTGTAGAGAACATCAAATTATCAACACCTTGCCGATGTGATCCCTAAATGCAAAACCAAGAAAGTGTGCCCATTGAAACCACCGTCATCACTAGCAACAATGATTCTATAAGTATCTTTTCCTTCCTCTGTTAACTTAGCAGACCATATATTCATAGTATCTCTA is a window encoding:
- the LOC131317085 gene encoding probable leucine-rich repeat receptor-like protein kinase At1g35710; translation: MGCFRCADVLSCFKRKDWIFSLAVGTKQSLTDLTLSTNNLTGSIPASIGNLTNLTTLYLFENSLSGSIPQELGLLRSLTDLALYKNNLSGSIPASIGNLTNLTVLYLYENFLSGSIPQELDNLRYLRFLDISSNKLTGHLSPYMCVHGSLIRLVVANNNLTGRIPNSLRNCSELLRVRFDQNQLTGHLSEVFEAFPKLDYLDLSHNNFYGDLWHKWDQFPNLTSLKISNNDLSRNIPPGIGRATQLRLLDLSSNHLVGAVPKNLGKLVFLFNLNLSNNKLSRDIPPEIGSLSSLQHLDLSGNNLSGPIQKKLGDCVNLLNLKLSRNLLRESIPFELGKLQSLENLDLGNNLLTGEIPSGIGSLKRLEILNLSHNFLSGSIPSSFNGMSSLTSVDISYNHLEGPLPNTKAFEDASFQAYRNNDRLCGNKTSLMPCSLKQNNGDKGRNHKKIVLLVVVPFLGILFLIVAMTFLIHRNKMRDNEIEPNRASGYGTVYRADLPSGQVVAVKKYPPSQDGELANLVSFMSEIHALTKIRHRHIIRLSGYCSHPRHSFLVYEFLEGGSLDKKLSCEEEALSLDWDKRINVVKGLADALSYMHHGCSPPVIHRDISSKNVLLNLEDVAYLSDFGTARLLNLQSSNWTSFAGTLGYAATGTCTIHLSYQYSVVCFYVEYANS